The region ACTCTCCCACAAATAGCAGTACCATCTGCGCTAACGGGCTTAACTTCTCTGTTCGGAATGGGAAGAGGTGAGCCCCGTTGCCATAACCACCTTAAGTCTTTAGTAAACAGTTTACAGTCTATAAGTTCGCAGTATTGTTACTACCCACTCTTTTACTTACAACTGCCTACTCTAATAAGTTGACATATTTAAGAAACAAAGAATAAAGAAAGACTTTGGTAATAGCATTCAAGTCCCCACACCTTTTGCAAGGCGTGGGAATCGCATCAAGCTTTACGGATTATTAGTACCACTCGGCTATGACATTGCTGCCTTTACACCTATGGCCTATCAACGTGGTCGTCTCCCACGGTCCTTTAAAGAAATCTCATCTTGTGGTGGGTTTCGCGCTTATATGCTTTCAGCGCTTATCCCTTCCCAACGTAGCTACCCAGCAATGCTCCTGGCGGAACAACTGGTGCACCAGAGGTTGGTCCAATCCGGTCCTCTCGTACTAGGATCAGGTCCACTCAAATTTCTAACGCCCACTACAGATAGAGACCGAACTGTCTCACGACGTTCTGAACCCAGCTCGCGTGCCACTTTAATGGGCGAACAGCCCAACCCTTGGGACCTTCTCCAGCCCCAGGATGTGACGAGCCGACATCGAGGTGCCAAACCCCCCCGTCGATGTGAGCTCTTGGGGGAGATCAGCCTGTTATCCCCGGCGTACCTTTTATCCTTTGAGCGATGACCCTTCCATGCGGTGTCACCGGATCACTATGCTCTACTTTCGTACCTGATCGACCTGTATGTCTCTCAGTCAAGCTCCCTTTTGCCATTGCACTCTACGCACGGTTACCAAGCGTGCTGAGGGAACCTTTAGAAGCCTCCGTTACTCTTTTGGAGGCGACCACCCCAGTCAAACTACCCACCAAGCACTGTCCCTCATCTAATGAGGTTAGGCTCCGAACAAGTAAAGGGTGGTATTTCAACAATGACTCCACACCGCCTGGCGACGGCGCTTCAAAGTCTCCCACCTATCCTACACATCACTTGTCCAAAGTCAATACTAAGCTATAGTAAAGGTGCACGGGGTCTTTTCGTCCCGTAGCGGGTAATCGGCATCTTCACCGATACTACAATTTCACCGAGCTCATGGCTGAGACAGTGTCCAGATCGTTGCACCATTCGTGCAGGTCGGAACTTACCCGACAAGGAATTTCGCTACCTTAGGACCGTTATAGTTACGGCCGCCGTTTACTGGGGCTTCAATTCAATGCTTCGCCGAAGCTAACATCTCCTCTTAACCTTCCAGCACCGGGCAGGTGTCAGGCCCTATACATCATCTTTCGATTTAGCAGAGCCCTGTGTTTTTGATAAACAGTCGCCTGGACCTCTTCACTGCGGCCCCGCCGAAGCGGGGCGACCCTTCTCCCGAAGTTACGGGCCTATTTTGCCTAGTTCCTTAGCCATGAATCTCTCGAGCACCTTAGAATTCTCATCCCAACTACCTGTGTCGGTTTACGGTACGGGTTGCCGCCACTCGCTTTTCTTGGAAGTCGATTTGCTAGATTATCACGCCAGCCGAAGCCTTTGTGTACTATCGGAGTGTTACCACATCCTTCAACGCACTATTCCGTCAGTGCGCACTAACTTTTCGCCTCCGTCCGCTTTAACGTGGGGCAAGTACAGAAATATTAATCTGTTGTCCATCGACTACCCCTTTCGGGTTCGCCTTAGGTCCCGACTAACCCCCAGCTGATTAGCATAGCTGGGGAAACCTTAGTCTTTCGGTGTGCAGGTTTCTCGCCTGCATTATCGTTACTTATGCCTACATTTTCTTTTGTAACCAATCCAGCATACCTCGCAGTACACCTTCATCTCTGTTACAATGCTCCCCTACCACTCCATATCTAAATATGAAATCCATAGCTTCGGTAATATGTTTATGCCCGATTATTATCCATGCCGGACCGCTCGACTAGTGAGCTGTTACGCACTCTTTAAATGAATGGCTGCTTCCAAGCCAACATCCTAGCTGTCTGGGCAGTCCAACCGCGTTTCTTCAACTTAACATATATTTTGGGACCTTAGCTGATGGTCTGGGTTCTTTCCCTCTCGGACACGGACCTTAGCACCCATGCCCTCACTGATATAAAACATTTTATAGCATTCGGAGTTTGTCAGGAATTGGTAGGCGGTGAAGCCCCCGCATCCAATCAGTAGCTCTACCTCTATAAAACTATTATACCGCTGCACCTAAATGCATTTCGGGGAGTACGAGCTATTTCCGAGTTTGATTGGCCTTTCACCCCTACCCTCAGGTCATCCCAAGACTTTTCAACGTCAACGGGTTCGGTCCTCCACTATGTGTTACCACAGCTTCAACCTGCCCAAGGGTAGATCACACGGTTTCGCGTCTACCATTACCAACTTAAATCGCCCTATTAAGACTCGCTTTCGCTACGGCTCCACAGCTGAACTGCTTAACCTTGCTGGAAACGGTAACTCGTAGGCTCATTATGCAAAAGGCACGCCGTCACCCCCTAAAGGGCTCCGACCGCTTGTAAGCGTATGGTTTCAGGATCTATTTCACTCCCTTGTTCAGGGTTCTTTTCACCTTTCCCTCACGGTACTGGTTCACTATCGGTCTCTCAGGAGTATTTAGCCTTGGCGGATGGTCCCGCCGGATTCATACAGGGTTTCTCGTGCCCCGCACTACTCAGGATACCACTATCGTTACATTCTTTACCTATACCGGGCTGTCACCGTCTATGGCCAAGCTTTCCAACTTGTTCTAATTCTGTTTGCAACAAATGTTGTGGTCCTACAACCCCATAAGGTCCGTAAACCTTATGGTTTGGGCTAATGCGCGTTCGCTCGCCGCTACTAGCGCAATCACTATTGTTTTCTCTTCCTCCGGGTACTTAGATGTTTCAGTTCTCCGGGTTTGCCTCCTTGCGGATACTTAACCTTCAGTTAAGTGGGTTGCCCCATTCGGATATCTGCGGATCAACTTGTATGTGCCAATCCCCGCAGCTTTTCGCAGCTTATCACGTCCTTCTTCGCCTCTGAGAGCCTAGGCATTCCCCATACGCCCTTATCTAGCTTGTATGCTTCTTGCTTATGCTCGAATTTCTCGTGACCTTAATCACAATATTATTCTATTAATTTAATTAATTTACCTCGTTATAAAAGTAAACTTCTATAACTGTAGTTTTCTCGTATTCTTTGTTTCTCAATATGTCAATGAACTTTTTTCCTCTCAAACGACCTAATTTCAATGGCAAACAAACGAATATGCTTACGCGTTTCCTGATGTTTGTAATACCTATCCCCCTTAAATCTAAAGGAATTGTGGAGAATATCGGAGTCGAACCGATGACCTCCTGCGTGCAAGGCAGGCGCTCTAGCCAGCTGAGCTAATCCCCCATTGTTAGTTGGCAGTGGTCAGTACTTAGTACGCAGTCTTTATTACTGCTAACTGCTACTGCTTACTGCAAACTGGGTTACCCAACTTCTAAAATTTCCTTTCAATTTGTAATGAACTTCAATCTCCTCTGCACCTTCTAACTTCTAACCGTGTACTTCGTACTTCGGTAGTAGTCTCAGGCAGACTCGAACTGCCGACCTCTACATTATCAGTGTAGCGCTCTAACCAGCTGAGCTATGAGACTGTCCTTTGTGTAATGAATACTATAAAATGTATATTGAATAATCCAACCTACATCCCACAGTATACACCATACAATTTCTTAAATATTAAATCGACAGCTTAGAATCAAGACCAAAAAAGGTCTTTAAGAACTTCCCTTTGATTCTTGCGCGTTGTTATCACTGATAAATCAGCTAAACATTGCTCTAGAAAGGAGGTGTTCCAGCCGCACCTTCCGGTACGGCTACCTTGTTACGACTTAGCCCCAGTTACCAGTTTTACCCTAGGCGGCTCCTTGCGGTGACCGACTTCAGGTACCCCCAGCTTCCATGGCTTGACGGGCGGTGTGTACAAGGCCCGGGAACGTATTCACCGCATCATGGCTGATATGCGATTACTAGCGATTCCAGCTTCACGCAGTCGAGTTGCAGACTGCGATCCGAACTGTGATAGGGTTTGTAGATTCGCTCCTTCTCGCGAAGTGGCTGCTCTCTGTCCCTACCATTGTAGCACGTGTGTGGCCCAGGACGTAAGGGCCGTGATGATTTGACGTCATCCCCACCTTCCTCACGGTTTGCACCGGCAGTCTGGCTAGAGTTCCCGACATTACTCGCTGGCAACTAACCACAGGGGTTGCGCTCGTTATAGGACTTAACCTGACACCTCACGGCACGAGCTGACGACAACCATGCAGCACCTTGTAATCTGTCCGAAGAAAAAAGTGTTTCCACTCCTGTCAGACTACATTTAAGCCCTGGTAAGGTTCCTCGCGTATCATCGAATTAAACCACATGCTCCACCGCTTGTGCGGGCCCCCGTCAATTCCTTTGAGTTTCATTCTTGCGAACGTACTCCCCAGGTGGGTTACTTATCACTTTCGCTTAACCACTCAGATCTTAATCGATCCGAACAGCTAGTAACCATCGTTTACGGCGTAGACTACCAGGGTATCTAATCCTGTTCGCTACCTACGCTTTCGTCCATCAGCGTCAGTATATTATTAGTGATCTGCCTTCGCAATCGGTATTCTGAGTAATATCTATGCATTTCACCGCTACACTACTCATTCTAACCACTTCATAATAACTCAAGGCAATCAGTATCAATGGCAGTTCTCCCGTTGAGCGGAAGACTTTCACCACTGACTTAACTGCCCGCCTACGGACCCTTTAAACCCAATGATTCCGGATAACGCTTGGATCCTCCGTATTACCGCGGCTGCTGGCACGGAGTTAGCCGATCCTTATTCGCAGAGTACCGTCAAACTCCCACACGTGGGAGTGGTTCTTCCTCTGTAAAAGCAGTTTACAACCCATAGGGCAGTCTTCCTGCACGCGGCATGGCTGGATCAGGCTCTCGCCCATTGTCCAATATTCCTCACTGCTGCCTCCCGTAGGAGTCTGGTCCGTGTCTCAGTACCAGTGTGGGGGATCTCCCTCTCAGGACCCCTACCTATCGCTGCCTTGGTAAGCCGTTACCTTACCAACTAACTAATAGGACGCATACCCATCTAATAGCCATAAATGTTTAATGATAATCTCAGGAGAGATCACCATACTATAGGGCATTAATCCAAGTTTCCCTGGGCTATTCCCTGCTAAAAGGTAGGTTGTATACGCGTTACGCACCCGTGCGCCGGTCGTCATCTGGTGCAAGCACCAATGTTACCCCTCGACTTGCATGTGTTAGGCCTGCCGCTAGCGTTCATCCTGAGCCAGGATCAAACTCTTCATCGTTGTTTCTTAATATAATTACAACAATCAAACGTCTGTACTCAAAGATGACTTCTCTAGTCTTAATTCTAAATTATTTGTATCATTCTTCTCTCGAAAAATGTACGCGCTGTCAATTCAATAAATCAATGAACTTCCCCGATTTTATTCGGGATATTCTTGCCGAAACCTAAGGACTCGAACCCTATCGCTTTACGCACCCACCCGGGATTTCTTTTCAATATTTCTGGGAACTCGCTCAGTCTGTAAGCGGCTGCAAATATACACTACTTTTTAGTTATACACCAAATATTTTTTAGAAAAATTTTTGACTTTATTTTTAAAAAGCAACACCTTCAAAAGAACTTAAAAATAGCTCGGATTCCTTACAAATCCTTCGCTGTTTTTGCGGCTGCAAATATACACCCTCTTTTGTTTCTGGCAAGTAAAAAACAAACTTTTTTTACTTTTATTTCTTTAAGCTTTTTTCAACCTTAAAAAAATACCGTATCCCAATATGTAATGAACTTTCCACTTTACTCCGCAACCCTCGTTGTGTCTCAAAACGGGTGCAAATATACTGCTGTTTTCTTCCCCCGCAAGCCCCTGGAAACAATTTTTTAAAGAAACCTTAAAACTAATTCATAAACTTCTCAATAAAAGGAACTTGTAAGATAAAAAAAATTGAAGAAATAACAAGATGACAAAAGTTAATTTAAACGACCTGGCCTTTTACTCCATTTATCGGTGAGCTCTACATATTCAAAATCCAGTGCTGTGGCTTGTGGTTCTAATATATCATTCACAAAAGAACGCTGGAGAATATCTTCAATCAAAAAATCTTCGTGATTATTTCTAGGATCAAATTCTTCCTTTAAAGAAATTTCAAATAAACTGGCAGTTGTATTATACCAAAAGGCCCTCCAACCACTTTTCAAGTTTTTAATAAGATTAAAAGCAGTGGTTCCGGTTTGTCGGTGTACTAACTTCACTAAAATCTGTCCTTCAGTATGGGTAAGCTTTTTTAATTCGGTAGAAAATTCATCTTCTATATAATCCTGAACGATCTTTGTATATTTTCTTTGAGCTGACCTGGAATCTATTTCTTCCAACCTGGCATTAAGCGCTATTAATCTTTCCGAAGCTAATTTAGCATATGGATATACTTTTCTGGTTTTCCTCCTTAATATAAGGTATTGCTTTCTTTCAGCGAGACTATTAAAATGAAGTTTCTTTAAAATCACTACTTCATTAAGATCTATACTCTCTCGCGGCACTGTATCACCGGCAATAATCATATATTGTTTTTGCATAGTATCTTGTACAGGAACACTATCCTGGGCAAAAAGTCCTGAAAAACTAAAGAATAATATTATAAAAAGCGTTCTAAGCATTCACCAAATATTTAGCTTGCTATGGTACTAAAATCATTCCAAAATTAATCAATAATGAGTTGCCATACATTTAATTCTTACTAAATTCGTGAAAATTCAAAACTATGAGCAAAGACAGTATACTTGATAAAGAATCTATAGATTTCCTGGAAAAATATCTTAATAATGCTGCACCAACAGGTTATGAATCTGAAGGGCAGAAATTATGGATGGAATATCTAAAACCTTATGTAGACGAATTTTTTACCGATAGCTACGGAACAGCGGTTGGCGTAATAAATCCTGAAGCCGAATACAAAGTAGTAATAGAAGGTCATGCTGACGAAATTTCCTGGTATGTAAATTATATAACCGATGAAGGTTTTATTTACGTAGTAAGAAATGGCGGAAGCGACCACCAAATTG is a window of Salegentibacter salegens DNA encoding:
- a CDS encoding DUF4294 domain-containing protein, which produces MLRTLFIILFFSFSGLFAQDSVPVQDTMQKQYMIIAGDTVPRESIDLNEVVILKKLHFNSLAERKQYLILRRKTRKVYPYAKLASERLIALNARLEEIDSRSAQRKYTKIVQDYIEDEFSTELKKLTHTEGQILVKLVHRQTGTTAFNLIKNLKSGWRAFWYNTTASLFEISLKEEFDPRNNHEDFLIEDILQRSFVNDILEPQATALDFEYVELTDKWSKRPGRLN